One window from the genome of Candidatus Zixiibacteriota bacterium encodes:
- a CDS encoding outer membrane beta-barrel protein, translated as MNFSRPAARPLTARLPVLLLALALSAAPAGVSARIVYGSLQAGLSIPAQGNRLNDRFDRGFGLGGGAVFVLGEEVNMIVQIEYHSLRNAGLPPLADRGSLRAAMLTTMFRYMFGQDLDPWRPFLGLGFGTADLSLAKEGDTYTEWDGDDLHGVFHVGAGLQVRVLDRFWIIAQARWMTISSPGGGDASTLYPISLGLEF; from the coding sequence ATGAACTTCTCCCGCCCTGCGGCCCGGCCGCTGACGGCTCGCCTGCCGGTCCTGCTGCTGGCTCTGGCCCTGAGCGCCGCCCCGGCCGGCGTCTCCGCGCGAATCGTCTACGGCTCGCTCCAGGCCGGTCTGTCGATACCCGCCCAGGGCAACCGTCTGAACGACCGCTTTGACCGCGGATTCGGTCTCGGCGGCGGCGCCGTGTTCGTGCTCGGTGAAGAGGTCAACATGATCGTCCAGATCGAATACCACAGCCTCCGCAACGCCGGCCTTCCCCCGCTGGCCGACCGCGGCTCGCTGCGCGCCGCCATGCTCACCACGATGTTCCGGTACATGTTCGGGCAGGATCTGGACCCCTGGCGGCCGTTCCTCGGCCTTGGTTTCGGCACCGCCGACCTATCGCTGGCCAAAGAAGGGGACACCTATACGGAGTGGGACGGCGACGATCTCCACGGCGTGTTTCACGTCGGCGCCGGCCTCCAGGTGCGCGTGCTCGATCGTTTTTGGATTATCGCCCAGGCGCGCTGGATGACCATTTCCTCGCCTGGGGGCGGCGACGCGAGCACTCTCTATCCTATTTCGCTCGGGCTCGAGTTCTAG
- a CDS encoding 4Fe-4S binding protein → MHRRLLPLTALFSVLCAAPLRAVEEHVEEVEPTVWDFLFTWHYMLFVVIAVIGMILVMNRLVNKWVRIGAMAAVFVLFGLDYLFPLHPSPMCGVVNLIMFRITTGMFFPIFVALALAMFVPSLVGRKLFCGWVCPLGALQELANKIPFKWKFKQFNFTAFNAVRLSLFVLFILTVFAVKNHVGLLAERLEADTSVGPWTAFSAYSVYDPINFFELLHWSVDATFIVMMAVLLLAGLVLYRPFCYGICPIGALTWLCEKIAPARVRIDREACTECMDCVAASPCPTIKQIVEGKVKVLADCTSCGECIKACEYNALSFGFTARRGKPVQP, encoded by the coding sequence ATGCACCGTCGTCTGTTGCCGCTCACCGCGCTCTTCTCCGTCCTCTGCGCCGCTCCCCTGCGGGCGGTGGAAGAACACGTGGAGGAGGTCGAACCGACCGTCTGGGATTTCCTCTTCACCTGGCACTACATGCTCTTCGTGGTGATCGCCGTCATCGGCATGATCCTCGTGATGAACCGCCTGGTCAACAAGTGGGTGCGAATCGGCGCTATGGCGGCGGTGTTCGTCCTGTTTGGCCTTGACTACCTGTTCCCCCTCCATCCAAGTCCGATGTGCGGGGTGGTGAATCTGATCATGTTCAGGATCACGACCGGCATGTTCTTTCCCATCTTTGTAGCCCTCGCCCTGGCCATGTTCGTTCCCAGTCTGGTCGGCCGCAAACTCTTTTGCGGCTGGGTGTGCCCGCTCGGCGCGTTGCAGGAGCTCGCCAACAAAATTCCCTTCAAGTGGAAATTCAAGCAGTTCAACTTCACCGCCTTCAACGCCGTCCGCCTGAGCCTCTTTGTCCTCTTCATCCTGACCGTGTTCGCCGTCAAGAACCATGTCGGGCTGCTCGCCGAGCGGCTCGAGGCGGACACGAGCGTCGGCCCCTGGACCGCCTTCTCGGCCTACAGCGTCTACGATCCGATCAACTTCTTCGAGCTGCTCCACTGGAGTGTCGATGCGACGTTCATCGTCATGATGGCTGTCTTGCTCCTGGCCGGCCTCGTGCTCTACCGTCCGTTCTGCTACGGCATTTGCCCGATCGGCGCTCTGACCTGGCTGTGTGAGAAGATCGCGCCGGCCCGCGTCCGCATCGACCGCGAGGCCTGCACCGAGTGCATGGATTGCGTGGCGGCCTCCCCATGCCCCACGATCAAACAGATCGTCGAGGGCAAAGTCAAGGTCCTCGCCGACTGCACCTCGTGCGGCGAATGCATCAAAGCCTGTGAATACAACGCCCTGAGTTTCGGATTCACGGCCCGGCGGGGCAAACCGGTCCAACCATAG
- a CDS encoding thiolase domain-containing protein has product MRTVCIAGVGMSQWGEVWRTSLRQLFADAAGEAIKNAGVDHLDSLYVGCMSGGLFVQQEHLGSLMADYMGMPGLPAMRVESACASGGMALRAAYFEVAAGAAEIVMAGGAEKMTDCTGDQATAALATAADQEYEVFNGATFPGLYAMMAHAHMARYGTTRAMLTAVAVKNHRNGSMNPFAQYPFPVKPETVESSVMVADPLRILDCSPITDGAAAAILCSEEVAKKLGRPYVRIIGSGAATDTIQLAQRADLTTIKAAALATARALQQAGRKITDVQFAEVHDCFTIAELVVLESMGVYKPGGAGPATLAGETALDGKFPVNPSGGLKSKGHPVGATGIAQAVEVFKQLTRQAEGGRQIKGNLRIGMAQNMGGSGGSSVVHIMEVA; this is encoded by the coding sequence ATGAGAACGGTGTGTATCGCCGGGGTCGGCATGAGCCAGTGGGGCGAAGTGTGGCGCACCTCGCTGCGCCAGCTCTTTGCCGACGCGGCCGGTGAAGCGATAAAGAACGCGGGCGTCGACCATCTCGACTCCCTCTACGTGGGGTGCATGTCGGGCGGGTTGTTTGTCCAGCAGGAGCATCTCGGGTCGCTCATGGCGGACTACATGGGAATGCCGGGGCTGCCGGCGATGCGGGTCGAGAGCGCCTGCGCCTCGGGGGGCATGGCGCTCCGGGCGGCCTATTTCGAGGTGGCCGCGGGGGCGGCCGAGATTGTGATGGCCGGCGGAGCCGAGAAAATGACCGACTGCACCGGCGACCAGGCGACCGCGGCGCTGGCCACCGCGGCCGACCAGGAGTACGAAGTGTTCAACGGGGCCACCTTCCCCGGGCTCTACGCCATGATGGCGCACGCGCACATGGCCAGGTACGGGACCACGCGGGCGATGCTGACGGCCGTGGCGGTAAAGAACCACCGCAACGGGTCGATGAATCCATTCGCCCAGTACCCGTTTCCGGTGAAACCGGAGACGGTCGAGAGCTCGGTCATGGTGGCCGACCCGCTGCGCATTCTCGACTGCTCGCCGATCACCGACGGGGCGGCAGCGGCGATTCTGTGCAGCGAGGAAGTCGCCAAAAAGCTCGGACGCCCGTACGTGCGGATCATCGGGTCCGGCGCGGCGACCGACACGATCCAGTTGGCCCAGCGGGCCGACCTCACGACGATCAAAGCGGCCGCCCTGGCGACGGCGCGGGCGCTCCAGCAGGCCGGGCGGAAGATCACCGACGTCCAGTTCGCCGAGGTCCACGACTGTTTCACGATCGCGGAACTCGTGGTGCTCGAGTCGATGGGCGTGTACAAGCCGGGCGGTGCCGGTCCGGCCACCCTGGCCGGGGAGACGGCGCTGGACGGCAAGTTCCCGGTCAACCCCTCGGGCGGCCTGAAGTCGAAGGGGCACCCGGTCGGAGCCACAGGGATCGCCCAGGCGGTCGAGGTGTTCAAACAGCTCACGCGCCAGGCCGAAGGCGGCCGCCAGATCAAGGGGAACCTCCGCATTGGGATGGCGCAGAACATGGGCGGGTCCGGCGGTTCCTCGGTCGTTCACATCATGGAGGTGGCGTGA
- a CDS encoding acetyl-CoA carboxylase biotin carboxylase subunit, with protein MKQPFKKILVANRSEIAVRVMNACRLLDIPCVAVYSDADANAKHRWYADEAVHIGAPPPRESYLAMEKIIVAALHTGCDAIHPGYGFLAENPVFAQKCGEAGLVFIGPSPEAIRLLGNKVESRIRMASAGVALIPGMKKSDASTDEFVEAAAAAGYPVIIKAAAGGGGKGMRVVHRPEDLKDAIEAARREAGNAFGDDTVYLEKYIVNPRHIEFQVLGDRHGTTVHVFERECSIQRRHQKIIEETPSTALDDELRGRMGAAAVKVAQAAAYTNAGTVEFLLDRDRNFYFLEMNTRIQVEHPVTEMVTGVDLVVEQIRIAAGEPLAEPFRRLTQRGHALECRIYAEDGEANFMPSTGTIVHYSEPAGPGIRVDSGVVEGTEITIDYDPIMAKLIVHAPTRELAVRKMVRALNEYKLLGVKTSKRFMIDVLQHPEFEAGRTYTNFIEAHMQERSIDTALYRDPAIAAAAAAAAGAAGESRTAARGKREMPSAAELIGAWEIGGSIR; from the coding sequence ATGAAGCAGCCATTCAAGAAGATTCTAGTCGCCAACCGGTCGGAGATTGCGGTGCGCGTCATGAACGCCTGCCGCCTCCTCGACATTCCGTGCGTGGCGGTCTACTCCGACGCCGACGCCAACGCGAAGCACCGCTGGTACGCGGATGAGGCGGTGCACATCGGCGCGCCGCCGCCGCGGGAGTCCTACCTGGCGATGGAGAAGATCATCGTCGCCGCGCTTCACACCGGGTGTGATGCGATCCATCCGGGGTACGGGTTTTTGGCCGAGAACCCGGTGTTTGCGCAGAAGTGCGGCGAGGCGGGCCTCGTCTTTATCGGTCCCTCGCCCGAGGCGATCCGGCTTCTGGGAAACAAAGTCGAGTCGCGCATCCGGATGGCGTCGGCGGGCGTGGCACTGATTCCCGGGATGAAGAAATCGGACGCCTCCACGGACGAGTTCGTGGAGGCTGCGGCCGCGGCCGGCTACCCGGTGATCATCAAGGCGGCTGCCGGCGGGGGCGGCAAGGGGATGCGGGTCGTGCACCGCCCGGAGGATCTCAAGGATGCGATCGAGGCGGCCCGCCGTGAGGCGGGCAACGCTTTCGGCGACGATACCGTCTACCTCGAGAAGTACATCGTCAACCCCCGCCACATCGAGTTCCAGGTGCTCGGCGACCGCCACGGGACCACTGTGCACGTGTTCGAGCGGGAGTGTTCGATCCAGCGGCGGCACCAGAAGATCATCGAGGAGACGCCCTCGACCGCGCTCGACGATGAGCTACGCGGGCGGATGGGAGCGGCGGCCGTCAAAGTGGCCCAGGCGGCCGCCTACACCAACGCCGGGACGGTGGAGTTCCTGCTCGACCGGGATCGGAATTTCTACTTCCTGGAGATGAACACCCGCATCCAGGTGGAACACCCGGTGACCGAGATGGTGACCGGCGTCGACCTGGTCGTGGAGCAGATCCGGATCGCGGCGGGGGAACCGTTGGCCGAACCCTTCCGCCGGCTCACCCAGCGCGGGCACGCGCTCGAGTGCCGCATCTACGCGGAGGACGGCGAGGCGAACTTCATGCCCTCGACCGGGACGATCGTCCACTACTCAGAGCCGGCCGGGCCGGGGATCAGGGTCGATTCGGGGGTGGTCGAGGGGACGGAGATCACGATCGACTACGACCCGATCATGGCGAAACTGATTGTCCACGCGCCGACCCGGGAACTGGCGGTCCGAAAAATGGTGCGCGCGCTGAACGAGTACAAATTGCTGGGGGTGAAGACCTCGAAGCGGTTCATGATCGACGTACTGCAGCACCCGGAATTCGAGGCCGGCCGAACCTACACGAATTTCATCGAGGCGCACATGCAGGAACGGTCCATCGACACCGCCTTGTATCGCGATCCAGCGATCGCGGCGGCGGCTGCCGCCGCGGCCGGAGCGGCGGGCGAATCGCGCACAGCGGCCCGGGGGAAAAGAGAAATGCCGTCCGCGGCCGAGTTGATCGGGGCCTGGGAGATCGGAGGTTCCATCCGATGA
- a CDS encoding DUF1446 domain-containing protein produces the protein MKKKIRIGNAGGYWGDDLGALRRQLTGGPLDYITMDFLAEITMSILQRQRKANPDLGYAVDFLEQLQDCLPLICRKNVRVIASAGGINPIGLGRKIVEMARGMGLELKVGIVYGDDIVNQLYELTAAGEKFANLETGEDFFAYRSRITSANIYLGAEPVVKALEAGSQIIVTGRVTDTGITLAPMIHEFGWAMDDWDKMAAGIVAGHIIECGAQASGGNITDWREIKSFHNIGYPIIEMEAGGEFAVTKHPKTGGLISEKTIKEQLVYEMGDPANYISPDGVARFDTIALRQVGPDRVRVSEVKGKPAPDHLKVSMSYDDGWKASGSVLVSGPQAREKAGVIADTLWAKLDHAYEATRTEVIGTGSIWPRAFATDETNEVLLRFSVRDRDYEKVRDFGKALPTLILSGPPGMAVTTGGRPKPSSVVAYWPALIHRSRVKAKVLVVGTNRQESFHEITFPVRVPSPAADTPAGPPRRAPGRKPAGRAVEVRLEEICYARSGDKGDTCNVGVLARSPEIYDWIAEHLTAARVQEFFAGITRGRVKRYELDNLGGLNFLLEETLGGGGTRSLMIDPQGKTLAQALLQMRLRVPQSLLKTL, from the coding sequence GTGAAGAAAAAAATCCGCATCGGGAATGCCGGCGGCTACTGGGGGGACGATCTCGGGGCGCTGCGCCGTCAGTTGACCGGCGGACCGCTCGACTATATCACGATGGATTTCCTGGCGGAGATCACGATGTCGATTCTCCAGCGCCAGCGAAAAGCCAATCCCGACCTCGGCTACGCGGTGGATTTTCTCGAGCAGCTCCAGGATTGCCTTCCCCTGATCTGCCGTAAGAACGTGCGGGTCATCGCCAGCGCCGGGGGCATCAACCCGATCGGGCTGGGGCGGAAAATCGTCGAAATGGCGCGGGGCATGGGCCTGGAACTCAAGGTGGGGATTGTCTACGGGGACGACATCGTCAACCAGTTGTACGAACTGACCGCGGCGGGGGAGAAGTTCGCCAATCTCGAAACGGGCGAGGATTTCTTCGCCTACCGTTCGCGCATCACCTCGGCCAACATCTACCTCGGCGCGGAGCCGGTGGTGAAAGCGCTCGAGGCCGGCAGCCAGATCATCGTGACCGGCCGGGTGACCGACACCGGGATTACGCTGGCGCCGATGATTCACGAGTTCGGCTGGGCCATGGACGACTGGGACAAGATGGCGGCGGGGATTGTCGCCGGGCACATTATCGAATGCGGCGCGCAGGCCTCGGGGGGAAATATCACCGACTGGCGCGAAATCAAGAGCTTCCACAATATCGGCTACCCGATTATCGAAATGGAAGCGGGCGGCGAATTTGCCGTCACCAAACACCCCAAAACCGGCGGCCTGATCTCGGAGAAGACGATCAAGGAGCAGTTGGTCTACGAGATGGGCGATCCCGCCAACTACATTTCGCCGGACGGCGTGGCGCGCTTCGACACTATTGCGCTCCGGCAGGTCGGCCCCGACCGGGTGCGGGTGTCGGAGGTCAAGGGGAAACCGGCGCCGGACCATCTGAAAGTTTCGATGTCGTATGACGACGGGTGGAAGGCGAGCGGGTCGGTCCTCGTGTCGGGCCCGCAGGCGCGCGAGAAGGCCGGGGTGATCGCCGACACCCTGTGGGCGAAACTGGACCACGCCTATGAGGCGACGCGGACGGAGGTGATCGGGACGGGCTCGATCTGGCCGCGGGCGTTCGCGACCGACGAGACCAACGAGGTGCTCCTGCGGTTTTCGGTCCGCGACCGGGACTACGAGAAAGTGCGGGATTTTGGAAAGGCGCTGCCGACGCTGATCCTCTCCGGGCCGCCGGGGATGGCCGTGACCACCGGCGGTCGCCCGAAACCCTCGAGCGTGGTCGCCTACTGGCCGGCGCTGATTCACCGGAGCCGAGTGAAGGCGAAAGTGCTGGTGGTCGGGACGAATCGGCAGGAGTCGTTCCACGAGATTACTTTTCCGGTGCGAGTGCCGTCGCCGGCCGCGGACACGCCCGCCGGGCCGCCCCGACGCGCGCCCGGCCGCAAACCGGCCGGCCGGGCGGTCGAAGTCCGGCTCGAAGAAATCTGCTACGCCCGGTCGGGGGACAAGGGGGATACCTGCAATGTCGGGGTGCTCGCGCGGTCGCCCGAGATCTACGACTGGATCGCCGAGCACCTGACGGCCGCCCGGGTCCAGGAATTCTTCGCAGGAATCACCCGCGGCCGGGTGAAGCGGTACGAGCTGGACAACCTGGGCGGGCTCAATTTCCTGCTCGAGGAGACGCTCGGCGGCGGCGGAACGCGGTCGCTCATGATCGATCCTCAGGGGAAGACGCTCGCGCAGGCGCTGCTTCAGATGAGGCTGCGCGTGCCGCAGTCGCTGTTGAAAACACTCTAG
- a CDS encoding Zn-ribbon domain-containing OB-fold protein yields MFSSRNWREYPQRYRLEAVRFKKSGKTYFPPRSIDPENRDTERETVRLPDTGKIVTYTVVRVAPSQWGDMAPYALAIVQLTDGTRLFGQMTDCNVDEVKIGMEVRIEFRRIQTEEHHGVLSYGYKFVPKWW; encoded by the coding sequence ATGTTCAGTTCGCGCAATTGGCGCGAGTACCCGCAGCGGTACCGCCTCGAGGCCGTGAGATTCAAAAAGAGCGGCAAGACCTATTTCCCGCCGCGCTCAATCGACCCCGAAAACCGCGACACCGAGCGCGAGACGGTGCGGCTCCCCGACACCGGGAAGATCGTCACCTACACGGTGGTGCGGGTGGCTCCCTCGCAGTGGGGGGACATGGCCCCCTATGCCCTGGCGATCGTGCAACTGACCGACGGCACCCGGCTGTTCGGGCAGATGACCGACTGCAACGTGGACGAGGTGAAAATCGGAATGGAAGTGCGGATCGAGTTCCGCCGGATCCAGACCGAGGAACACCACGGGGTGCTGAGCTACGGGTACAAGTTCGTGCCGAAGTGGTGGTGA
- a CDS encoding hydroxymethylglutaryl-CoA synthase, with amino-acid sequence MAGIVGYGCHLPRHRIKVEEIAKVWGADAPSYKKGLMLREKSVPPPDMDTITLSVEAARRALIRAQTVDPKDIGAIYIGSESHPYAVKPSGTTVGEAIGATPDLHCADFEFACKAGSEAMFVALSHVESGFMKYALAIAADTSQGAPSDALEFSAAAGAGAFIMGKDNLIAECLYTHSYMTDMPDFWRREHEFYPQHGGRFTGEEAYFAHTKGATTAILKKSGMKPQDFQWAVFHQPNGKFPQRVALELGFTQAQIDPGWLSPRLGNTYSGASPIGLTATLDTAKPGDLIMMCSYGSGAGSDAFIWKVTDRIDKVRDLTIRTHKLLDENLTYVDYGTYAKFRRKIRKNA; translated from the coding sequence ATGGCAGGTATCGTTGGCTACGGCTGCCATCTGCCCCGGCACCGGATCAAAGTCGAAGAGATCGCCAAGGTGTGGGGGGCGGACGCGCCCAGCTATAAGAAGGGCCTGATGCTGCGGGAAAAATCGGTTCCGCCGCCCGACATGGACACCATTACGCTGTCGGTGGAGGCGGCCCGGCGCGCCCTCATTCGGGCGCAGACGGTGGACCCGAAAGATATCGGGGCGATCTACATCGGCTCGGAATCGCACCCCTACGCGGTGAAGCCCTCGGGAACGACGGTGGGGGAGGCGATCGGGGCGACGCCGGATCTGCACTGCGCCGATTTTGAGTTCGCCTGCAAAGCGGGGTCGGAGGCGATGTTTGTCGCGCTCAGCCACGTGGAGTCGGGGTTCATGAAGTACGCGCTGGCGATCGCGGCCGACACCTCACAGGGCGCTCCCTCGGACGCGCTCGAATTCTCGGCCGCGGCCGGGGCCGGGGCGTTCATCATGGGCAAGGACAACCTCATCGCCGAATGTCTCTACACCCATTCCTACATGACCGACATGCCCGATTTCTGGCGCCGCGAGCACGAGTTCTACCCGCAGCACGGCGGCCGGTTTACCGGCGAAGAGGCCTATTTCGCGCACACGAAAGGCGCTACCACCGCCATCCTGAAGAAATCGGGGATGAAGCCGCAGGATTTCCAGTGGGCGGTGTTCCACCAGCCGAACGGGAAGTTCCCGCAGCGGGTGGCGCTGGAACTGGGGTTCACCCAGGCGCAGATCGATCCGGGCTGGCTGTCCCCCCGCTTGGGGAACACCTACTCGGGAGCCTCGCCGATCGGCCTGACGGCGACGCTCGACACGGCCAAACCGGGGGACCTGATCATGATGTGTTCATACGGTTCGGGCGCGGGCTCGGATGCGTTCATCTGGAAGGTCACGGACCGGATCGACAAGGTGCGGGACCTGACAATCAGGACGCACAAGCTGCTCGATGAAAACCTCACCTATGTCGACTACGGCACCTATGCCAAGTTCCGGCGCAAAATCCGCAAGAACGCGTAG
- a CDS encoding methylcrotonoyl-CoA carboxylase, giving the protein MFRIESKIDTRTETFAKNDELNRAAHRLFKERLEQVKRGGPEKARARHTERGKLLPRDRVARLLDRNTPFLELSPLAAYDMYDDDAPAAGIITGIGTVHGREVMVIANDATVKGGTYYPITILKHARAQRIAEENHLPCVYLVDSGGIFLPLQSGTFPDKDHFGRIFYNQARMSAKGITQISVVMGSCTAGGAYLPAMSDETIMVRKQGTIFIGGPPLVKAATGEVVTAEELGGADVHCRTSGVSDHYAMNDEHAIQIARNIVQNLNRLEKFPIDWAEPEDPYYDPEELYGVVSHDIRKPFDVKEVIARIVDGSRFHEFKELYGTTLVTGFARIMGYPVGILGNNGVLFSESSLKGAHFIELCTERKIPLVFLQNISGFIVGRQYEAGGIARDGAKLVHAVANADVPKFTVVIGGSYGAGNYAMCGRGYFPRLMWMWPNAKICVMGGEQAADVLATVKIKQLESEGRKLSAEEIEAIRRPIIENYESQSTPYYSGARLWDDGMIGFGETRQALALGISMALNTAIPDQKYGVFRM; this is encoded by the coding sequence ATGTTTCGAATCGAGTCCAAGATCGACACGCGCACGGAGACGTTCGCCAAGAACGACGAGCTCAACCGGGCGGCGCACCGCCTCTTCAAGGAACGACTGGAGCAGGTGAAGCGGGGCGGGCCGGAGAAGGCGCGGGCGCGGCACACCGAGCGCGGGAAGCTGCTTCCCCGCGACCGGGTGGCCCGGCTGCTCGACCGCAACACCCCGTTTCTCGAACTGAGCCCGCTGGCGGCCTACGACATGTACGACGACGACGCGCCTGCGGCCGGCATCATCACGGGGATCGGGACCGTGCACGGACGCGAGGTGATGGTGATCGCGAACGACGCGACGGTCAAGGGGGGAACGTACTACCCGATCACGATTCTCAAGCATGCCCGGGCGCAGCGGATTGCCGAGGAAAACCACCTGCCCTGCGTCTACCTCGTCGATTCCGGCGGGATATTCCTCCCCCTGCAGTCGGGGACGTTTCCCGACAAGGACCACTTTGGGCGAATCTTCTACAACCAGGCGCGCATGTCGGCCAAGGGGATCACGCAGATTTCGGTGGTGATGGGGTCGTGCACGGCGGGCGGGGCATACCTGCCGGCGATGTCCGACGAGACTATCATGGTGCGCAAGCAGGGGACGATCTTCATCGGGGGGCCGCCGCTGGTGAAAGCCGCGACCGGGGAGGTGGTCACGGCCGAGGAGCTCGGCGGGGCGGACGTCCACTGCCGGACCTCGGGGGTGTCGGACCACTACGCGATGAACGACGAGCACGCCATTCAGATCGCCCGCAACATCGTGCAGAACCTGAACCGCCTGGAGAAGTTTCCGATCGACTGGGCGGAGCCGGAGGATCCCTACTACGATCCGGAAGAGCTCTACGGAGTGGTGTCGCACGACATCCGCAAGCCGTTTGACGTCAAGGAGGTCATCGCGCGGATCGTCGACGGATCGCGCTTCCACGAATTCAAGGAATTGTACGGGACGACGCTCGTGACCGGGTTTGCACGGATCATGGGGTACCCGGTGGGGATCCTCGGCAACAACGGCGTGCTCTTCTCCGAGTCCTCGCTCAAGGGGGCGCACTTTATCGAACTGTGCACGGAGCGAAAGATCCCGCTCGTGTTCCTCCAGAACATCTCGGGGTTCATTGTCGGGCGGCAGTACGAGGCCGGGGGGATCGCCCGCGACGGCGCGAAGCTGGTGCACGCGGTGGCCAATGCCGATGTGCCCAAGTTCACGGTCGTGATCGGGGGCTCCTACGGGGCGGGGAACTACGCCATGTGCGGGCGGGGGTATTTCCCCCGGCTCATGTGGATGTGGCCGAATGCGAAGATTTGCGTGATGGGGGGCGAACAAGCGGCCGACGTGCTGGCGACGGTCAAGATCAAGCAGTTGGAGAGCGAGGGACGCAAGCTGAGCGCGGAGGAAATCGAAGCCATCCGCCGGCCGATCATCGAAAACTACGAGAGCCAGTCGACGCCGTACTACTCGGGGGCGCGGCTGTGGGATGACGGGATGATCGGTTTCGGCGAGACCCGGCAGGCGCTCGCGCTCGGGATATCGATGGCGCTCAACACGGCAATTCCCGACCAGAAGTACGGCGTGTTCAGGATGTGA
- a CDS encoding enoyl-CoA hydratase/isomerase family protein: MKLETVTFETHERLARVTFNRPEIHNAFNATVIYEMTEVFRRIAADDAVRAVVLSGRGKSFCAGADLNWMRGVIRQTFEQNLAEATALAELFWLIYTCKRPVIGRINGAAIGGGTGFVAVCDIALAARSAVFSFSEVKIGVVPACIGPYVIKKMGEGKTRELFITGERMSAERARAVGLVNGVADDDKLDEETDRLVHAILTSGPEAVAMAKRLISEAPGMTPEQFKPYTAEMIARLRVSAEGQEGMDAFLNKRKPRWAE, translated from the coding sequence ATGAAGCTGGAGACCGTGACATTCGAAACTCACGAGCGCCTGGCGCGGGTGACGTTCAACCGCCCCGAGATCCACAACGCGTTCAACGCTACGGTGATTTATGAGATGACGGAGGTGTTCCGGAGGATTGCCGCCGACGATGCCGTGCGGGCGGTGGTGCTCAGCGGCCGGGGCAAATCGTTCTGCGCCGGGGCCGATCTCAACTGGATGCGCGGCGTGATCCGGCAGACGTTCGAGCAAAATCTGGCCGAGGCGACCGCGCTCGCGGAGTTGTTCTGGCTCATCTACACCTGCAAGCGGCCGGTGATCGGACGGATCAACGGGGCGGCGATCGGGGGCGGCACCGGGTTTGTCGCGGTGTGCGACATCGCCCTCGCCGCCCGGTCGGCGGTGTTCTCCTTCTCCGAGGTCAAGATCGGCGTCGTGCCCGCGTGCATCGGGCCGTACGTGATCAAAAAGATGGGGGAGGGGAAGACGCGGGAGCTGTTCATCACGGGCGAGCGCATGAGCGCCGAACGGGCCCGCGCGGTGGGGCTGGTCAACGGGGTGGCGGACGACGACAAGCTTGACGAAGAGACGGACCGGCTCGTCCACGCGATCCTGACTTCGGGGCCGGAGGCGGTGGCGATGGCCAAACGGCTGATCAGCGAAGCGCCGGGCATGACCCCGGAGCAGTTCAAGCCGTACACGGCCGAGATGATCGCGCGGCTCCGGGTCTCGGCGGAGGGGCAGGAAGGGATGGACGCGTTTTTGAACAAGCGTAAGCCCAGGTGGGCGGAGTGA